From the Butyrivibrio fibrisolvens genome, one window contains:
- a CDS encoding carbohydrate ABC transporter permease gives MQQGWKKSKEKENSQHMTAQAITKKDLRSYFTKEKLHRFMFGTREKQGAGKMIAIYGLLICIGFVYLYPIFYMISTSFMDQNDLLDTSVKWIPSHLYLRNYVDAGASLDFVASFFKGILIAGIPTVCNILIDMMVGYGFARYEFKGKKIMMAILIFSYILPKQVTMIPTYVLYNDMGILGTIWTFALPALFGNGLNAPIFILIFYQFFRQVPKVLMEAAAIDGAGHFKRFFRIAVPSAVPAIVTVVLFSFVWYWNESYLTELYVQGLSGNSIWTNLVVQLKNFDSSFASKATVGSTATSLNESVRMAATSLSIIPLLIMYLILQKQFVESIDRAGITGE, from the coding sequence CGGCTCAGGCGATTACTAAAAAAGATCTAAGGAGCTATTTTACCAAAGAAAAGCTTCACAGATTCATGTTTGGAACAAGAGAAAAGCAGGGAGCCGGCAAGATGATCGCCATATATGGACTTCTTATCTGCATAGGTTTTGTATATCTGTATCCTATCTTCTATATGATAAGTACCAGCTTTATGGATCAAAATGATCTTTTGGATACATCGGTCAAATGGATTCCTAGTCATTTATATCTTAGAAATTATGTAGACGCAGGAGCATCGCTTGATTTTGTGGCTTCCTTTTTTAAGGGAATACTTATAGCTGGGATTCCCACTGTCTGCAATATCCTTATTGATATGATGGTTGGATATGGGTTTGCAAGATATGAATTTAAGGGCAAGAAGATCATGATGGCGATACTTATATTCTCTTATATCCTTCCCAAGCAGGTTACCATGATCCCTACCTATGTTCTGTACAACGATATGGGAATACTTGGAACTATATGGACTTTTGCACTTCCGGCGCTATTTGGTAACGGACTTAATGCTCCTATTTTTATCCTGATATTTTATCAGTTTTTCAGGCAGGTTCCCAAGGTTTTAATGGAGGCAGCGGCTATAGACGGCGCGGGTCATTTTAAGAGGTTTTTCAGAATAGCGGTTCCGTCAGCTGTTCCTGCTATCGTTACAGTAGTCTTATTTTCTTTTGTATGGTACTGGAATGAATCATATCTTACTGAGCTGTATGTTCAGGGACTTTCAGGTAACAGCATATGGACCAATCTTGTAGTTCAGCTCAAGAATTTCGATTCATCCTTTGCTTCTAAAGCTACAGTAGGATCAACAGCAACGAGCCTTAATGAGTCGGTTCGTATGGCAGCAACATCACTTTCTATCATCCCGCTTCTTATCATGTATCTGATATTACAGAAGCAGTTTGTAGAGAGTATCGATAGAGCGGGTATTACGGGTGAATGA
- a CDS encoding LamG domain-containing protein → MKKKVLSVMMGVFMTSSLLAGCGTSGSDTASQADSSAQEASSQETAKEENKEEQATESAAATEIPDDYKYYFSFDEEDERVHAAIQDTAATPIVQTTDDAVNYVNGVSGNALYVDGSKGAKLDVNGVGDTYSVSFWVYSERSANYMPTLQYGPDIHGDATGGQHYVNFTWADWNPDGSAFPCVWAYDQLDDAKWPNWYPDEANTHVGEWNNITLTVDPSELSEDGTLIVAHLYFNGEELVGYDSDGNVRPTYVVSGTMAESDNFDFLLGINYWDAIMKGAFDEIYVYDYVLDAGQIKALYEAGDATSTYDAPTHEVTLKVDESAIDSVGATDFSNAWWSDWSEFTELKDGETKVVKLKNWSDGVNNYDNYTVLFTNEKTPAHEDPNESGSADHKEYACVRADAFGWTPDGDIDSALFNYSWGNWGTWLQQVMTEADVELTISRSGSELTVNAVQTDYLGSANTCQVTFPADITADDDCFFAITGEACYIDILSIEDAISVVADPDAIDSVGSTDLTNAWWTDWSTPIEIADGTTTTVNFKNYSDGVNNWDNYVMVFTNEETEAHQNPNPDEGVGSADHVEYAAIRADAYGWDVDIDGGDVTYETSWGDDWATWLDAMKDADVTLTITRDGTSMVVDAVIVDRNGNKFTNKTSWTTTCAAGDPMYMLLTCEECYIDIMSVETK, encoded by the coding sequence ATGAAGAAGAAAGTTTTAAGTGTCATGATGGGTGTATTCATGACATCATCTCTTCTTGCAGGCTGCGGAACTTCTGGAAGTGATACAGCAAGTCAGGCTGATTCATCAGCACAGGAAGCATCTAGTCAGGAAACTGCAAAGGAAGAAAACAAGGAAGAACAGGCTACAGAGAGCGCAGCGGCTACTGAGATTCCTGATGACTACAAGTACTATTTTTCTTTCGATGAAGAAGATGAGAGAGTACATGCAGCTATTCAGGATACTGCGGCAACACCTATCGTTCAGACTACAGATGATGCAGTTAATTATGTTAACGGTGTAAGTGGCAATGCCCTTTATGTTGATGGAAGTAAGGGAGCAAAGCTTGATGTTAACGGCGTAGGTGATACGTATTCTGTTTCCTTCTGGGTATATTCAGAAAGATCAGCTAACTATATGCCAACTCTTCAGTATGGTCCTGATATTCACGGAGATGCTACAGGTGGTCAGCACTATGTTAACTTCACATGGGCAGACTGGAATCCTGACGGAAGCGCATTCCCTTGCGTATGGGCTTATGATCAGCTTGATGATGCCAAGTGGCCTAACTGGTATCCGGATGAAGCCAATACTCATGTAGGCGAGTGGAACAACATAACTCTTACAGTTGATCCTTCTGAGCTTTCTGAGGATGGAACACTTATTGTTGCACATCTTTATTTTAACGGAGAAGAGCTTGTTGGCTATGATTCAGATGGCAATGTAAGACCTACATATGTTGTAAGCGGTACTATGGCTGAGTCTGATAACTTTGATTTCCTTCTTGGTATCAACTACTGGGATGCTATCATGAAGGGTGCATTCGATGAGATCTATGTATATGACTATGTACTTGACGCAGGTCAGATCAAAGCTTTGTATGAGGCCGGAGATGCTACTTCCACATATGATGCTCCAACTCATGAAGTGACTCTTAAAGTAGATGAAAGTGCTATTGATAGCGTTGGTGCTACAGATTTTTCTAATGCATGGTGGAGTGACTGGTCAGAGTTTACAGAGCTTAAGGATGGTGAGACCAAAGTTGTAAAGCTTAAGAACTGGTCAGATGGCGTTAATAACTATGATAACTATACAGTTCTTTTTACTAACGAAAAGACACCTGCTCACGAGGATCCTAATGAGTCCGGATCAGCTGATCACAAGGAATATGCATGTGTAAGAGCCGATGCATTTGGATGGACTCCTGACGGAGATATTGATTCTGCGCTCTTTAACTACAGCTGGGGCAACTGGGGCACATGGCTTCAGCAGGTTATGACGGAAGCTGATGTTGAGCTTACAATCTCAAGAAGCGGTTCTGAACTTACTGTTAATGCTGTTCAGACTGACTATCTTGGATCAGCTAATACCTGCCAGGTTACATTCCCTGCTGATATTACAGCTGATGATGACTGCTTCTTCGCAATTACAGGCGAGGCTTGCTATATCGATATCCTCTCAATCGAGGATGCTATAAGTGTTGTGGCAGATCCTGATGCTATAGACTCTGTAGGTTCTACAGATCTTACAAATGCATGGTGGACAGACTGGTCAACACCTATCGAGATTGCTGATGGTACTACAACTACTGTTAACTTCAAGAACTATTCTGATGGTGTCAACAACTGGGACAACTACGTAATGGTATTTACTAACGAAGAGACAGAGGCTCATCAGAATCCTAATCCTGATGAAGGCGTTGGCTCTGCTGATCATGTTGAGTATGCAGCTATTCGTGCTGATGCTTATGGCTGGGACGTAGATATTGACGGTGGAGATGTAACCTATGAGACAAGCTGGGGTGATGACTGGGCTACATGGCTTGATGCTATGAAAGATGCTGATGTAACTCTTACTATCACAAGAGATGGTACTTCTATGGTAGTAGATGCTGTCATCGTTGACAGAAATGGCAACAAGTTCACTAATAAGACTAGCTGGACTACAACATGTGCTGCAGGCGATCCTATGTACATGCTCCTTACATGTGAAGAGTGCTACATAGACATTATGTCTGTAGAAACTAAATAA
- a CDS encoding ABC transporter substrate-binding protein, whose protein sequence is MKKNLSKAAASILAAAMVVGTAACGSSTNADTGSGQTAQGSGEDGVTTDNITLTYWHYEDETTINILAEKFMEKYPNITVETKVISDMSTDLSAAAAAGQFPDVFVGTDSDTALANMYWADITDYYNNDPETANLMPTINEYGIGMFDTDVRYAVPAWYQPSAIFIDRNVINKLNLEMPRTDWTWDEMIQLIKDATVDDRTGMKYYGLGYYNRLDSLYGIAACSPEERALKGEFGFDGTDFDLSYWATGEQQFSDLKLGGYVAPQQNTQAMEDWSGDWSTWFGATGHVAVFSEGFWSYQNLWNTEIDGQSYQDYYGLDIVPYVTPNVVDEKEHNVIANMYMGGVSTSCEHPYEAYLLLKFMTFGVDGWNARLDIYEDESITNESGVALKHANMPVPMTLDEGVWTRYRALFPTVTSEDGSVDYWDDYFASITRPVAYGWYSIAGYWNFCDQYFNSIGIHDLVDAGTAKAADYADEATRQANYYHAEAMISYFGPSGYDVLSEEDLAAYQAVVDSFAQ, encoded by the coding sequence ATGAAAAAGAATTTAAGTAAAGCTGCTGCGAGCATACTGGCCGCAGCAATGGTGGTTGGCACAGCTGCCTGTGGATCTTCAACAAATGCAGATACAGGTTCCGGTCAGACAGCGCAGGGTTCCGGGGAGGATGGAGTTACTACTGATAATATAACTCTTACTTACTGGCACTATGAAGATGAGACTACTATTAACATTCTGGCTGAGAAGTTTATGGAGAAATATCCTAATATCACTGTAGAGACCAAGGTCATCAGTGATATGTCAACAGACCTATCTGCAGCAGCTGCAGCAGGTCAGTTCCCGGATGTATTTGTAGGTACAGACTCTGATACAGCTCTTGCCAATATGTACTGGGCTGATATTACAGATTATTACAACAATGATCCTGAGACAGCCAACCTTATGCCAACTATTAATGAATATGGTATAGGTATGTTCGATACAGATGTAAGGTATGCGGTACCTGCATGGTATCAGCCAAGTGCTATTTTCATTGATAGGAATGTTATCAACAAACTGAATCTTGAGATGCCTCGTACAGACTGGACATGGGATGAGATGATCCAGCTTATCAAGGATGCAACAGTAGATGACAGAACAGGTATGAAGTATTACGGCCTTGGCTACTACAACAGACTTGATTCACTTTATGGTATCGCAGCCTGCTCCCCTGAAGAAAGAGCACTTAAGGGAGAATTTGGTTTTGATGGAACAGACTTTGATCTCTCATACTGGGCTACAGGTGAGCAGCAGTTTTCAGATCTTAAACTTGGAGGATATGTAGCTCCTCAGCAGAATACTCAGGCTATGGAAGACTGGTCCGGTGACTGGTCCACATGGTTTGGTGCAACAGGACATGTAGCAGTATTCTCAGAAGGTTTCTGGTCATATCAGAATCTTTGGAATACAGAGATTGATGGTCAGTCATATCAGGACTATTACGGACTTGATATCGTTCCTTATGTAACTCCTAATGTTGTTGATGAGAAGGAACACAATGTTATCGCCAATATGTACATGGGCGGCGTATCAACATCCTGCGAACATCCTTATGAAGCATACCTTCTTCTTAAATTCATGACATTTGGCGTTGATGGCTGGAACGCTCGTCTTGATATCTATGAAGATGAGTCTATCACTAATGAATCAGGTGTTGCACTTAAGCATGCCAATATGCCTGTTCCTATGACACTTGATGAGGGCGTATGGACCAGATACAGAGCACTGTTCCCGACAGTTACAAGTGAAGACGGAAGTGTTGATTACTGGGATGACTATTTTGCATCAATCACAAGGCCTGTTGCTTATGGCTGGTACAGCATTGCAGGATACTGGAACTTCTGCGATCAGTATTTTAATTCAATCGGTATACATGATCTTGTTGATGCAGGCACAGCTAAGGCTGCTGACTACGCTGATGAAGCTACACGTCAGGCCAACTATTATCATGCAGAAGCTATGATCTCTTACTTTGGACCAAGCGGATATGATGTCCTGTCTGAAGAAGATCTTGCTGCATATCAGGCGGTTGTCGATTCTTTTGCTCAGTAA